The following are from one region of the Cataglyphis hispanica isolate Lineage 1 chromosome 16, ULB_Chis1_1.0, whole genome shotgun sequence genome:
- the LOC126855420 gene encoding zinc metalloproteinase nas-4-like isoform X1 has protein sequence MSSRLSATLAWTLVFLTVWSIDVDAWPLTFRRRDVFDNVVDGPDGLIAHLRNFGRSLYGFPNNETGLRVAQWHKDMDVNPEELGEYVEGDILFPPITGRNGLVAVSARWPNGIIPFVISPYFNAQQQKVIYDAMDDYHRYTCIRFKPYTGEENDYIRITAGNSGCWSSVGRIGGRQDVNLQVPGCLTQRGTVIHELMHAVGFLHEHSRYERDDYVDILWQNISPGHTHNFNKAPAEVTDAFGVGYDYSSVMHYSSTAFSKNNQLKTIVPKNLPNGGILDLIGGIFQGNTREKLGQREGFSKKDILKIRRMYKCGSKNTGFYNTFVDDY, from the exons ATGTCGAGTCGACTGTCAGCCACCCTCGCGTGGACGCTCGTCTTTCTGACGGTGTGGTCGATCGATGTTGACGCGTGGCCGTTGACGTTTCGTCGTCGGGACGTCTTCGATAACGTCGTGGACGGTCCTGACGGATTGATCGCTCATCTACGAAATTTCGGCAGATCCCTTTACGGGTTCCCTAACAACGAGACTGGATTGAGGGTGGCGCAGTGGCATAAGGATATGGATGTGAATCCCGAAGAGTTGGGCGAGTATGTGGAAGGAGACATCCTATTTCCGCCGATCACCGGAAGAAACGGTCTCGTTGCGGTCTCCGCTCGGTGGCCCAATGGCATTATTCCCTTTGTCATCAGTCCTTATTTCA ATGCGCAGCAGCAAAAAGTCATATACGACGCGATGGACGATTATCACAGGTACACGTGTATCAGATTCAAGCCGTACACGGGCGAGGAAAACGATTACATCAGAATTACGGCCGGCAACAGCGGCTGCTGGAGCAGCGTGGGCAGAATTGGTGGCCGTCAGGACGTGAATCTTCAGGTTCCCGGTTGTCTGACGCAAAGGGGCACCGTGATACATGAATTAATGCACGCTGTCGGCTTTTTGCACGAACACAGCAGATATGAGCGAGATGATTATGTAGACATTCTGTGGCAGAATATTTCGCCAG GTCACACGCATAATTTCAATAAGGCCCCGGCGGAGGTTACTGATGCTTTCGGCGTCGGTTACGATTATAGCAGCGTGATGCACTACTCGTCGACAGCCTTCTCCAAGAATAATCAATTGAAAACCATCGTGCCCAAA AATCTACCAAACGGTGGCATTTTGGACCTTATTGGCGGAATCTTCCAGGGTAACACCAGAGAGAAACTCGGTCAGAGGGAAGGTTTCAGTAAGAAGGACATTCTGAAGATCCGGAGAATGTACAAATGCGGTAGTAAAAACACTGGCTTTTATAATACCTTTGTCgatgattattaa
- the LOC126855420 gene encoding zinc metalloproteinase nas-4-like isoform X2: MSSRLSATLAWTLVFLTVWSIDVDAWPLTFRRRDVFDNVVDGPDGLIAHLRNFGRSLYGFPNNETGLRVAQWHKDMDVNPEELGEYVEGDILFPPITGRNGLVAVSARWPNGIIPFVISPYFNAQQQKVIYDAMDDYHRYTCIRFKPYTGEENDYIRITAGNSGCWSSVGRIGGRQDVNLQVPGCLTQRGTVIHELMHAVGFLHEHSRYERDDYVDILWQNISPGHTHNFNKAPAEVTDAFGVGYDYSSVMHYSSTAFSKNNQLKTIVPKGNTREKLGQREGFSKKDILKIRRMYKCGSKNTGFYNTFVDDY, encoded by the exons ATGTCGAGTCGACTGTCAGCCACCCTCGCGTGGACGCTCGTCTTTCTGACGGTGTGGTCGATCGATGTTGACGCGTGGCCGTTGACGTTTCGTCGTCGGGACGTCTTCGATAACGTCGTGGACGGTCCTGACGGATTGATCGCTCATCTACGAAATTTCGGCAGATCCCTTTACGGGTTCCCTAACAACGAGACTGGATTGAGGGTGGCGCAGTGGCATAAGGATATGGATGTGAATCCCGAAGAGTTGGGCGAGTATGTGGAAGGAGACATCCTATTTCCGCCGATCACCGGAAGAAACGGTCTCGTTGCGGTCTCCGCTCGGTGGCCCAATGGCATTATTCCCTTTGTCATCAGTCCTTATTTCA ATGCGCAGCAGCAAAAAGTCATATACGACGCGATGGACGATTATCACAGGTACACGTGTATCAGATTCAAGCCGTACACGGGCGAGGAAAACGATTACATCAGAATTACGGCCGGCAACAGCGGCTGCTGGAGCAGCGTGGGCAGAATTGGTGGCCGTCAGGACGTGAATCTTCAGGTTCCCGGTTGTCTGACGCAAAGGGGCACCGTGATACATGAATTAATGCACGCTGTCGGCTTTTTGCACGAACACAGCAGATATGAGCGAGATGATTATGTAGACATTCTGTGGCAGAATATTTCGCCAG GTCACACGCATAATTTCAATAAGGCCCCGGCGGAGGTTACTGATGCTTTCGGCGTCGGTTACGATTATAGCAGCGTGATGCACTACTCGTCGACAGCCTTCTCCAAGAATAATCAATTGAAAACCATCGTGCCCAAA GGTAACACCAGAGAGAAACTCGGTCAGAGGGAAGGTTTCAGTAAGAAGGACATTCTGAAGATCCGGAGAATGTACAAATGCGGTAGTAAAAACACTGGCTTTTATAATACCTTTGTCgatgattattaa
- the LOC126855682 gene encoding CDP-diacylglycerol--inositol 3-phosphatidyltransferase isoform X1 gives MTESENIFLFVPNIIGFGRVILALISFYFMPTNYIIASWCYVVSSLLDAIDGHAARYYNQSTKFGAILDQLTDRVGTMCLMVTLCLFYPTYTFWFQLSMSIDIACHWIYLHTTLLQGKTSHKFIDMSENPIMRLYYTNRIVLFFMCAGNEAFYAGLYLLHFTEGPILAGIGLYRLIVYISAPVALVKAAISVLHGYVSCINLSIIDVKERQERLKVN, from the exons ATGACAGAGTCggagaatattttcttgttcGTGCCCAATATCATCG GTTTTGGCAGAGTAATTTTGGcgctaatttctttttactttatgcctaccaattatattattgcatcatGGTGTTATGTGGTCAGTTCATTACTGGATGCGATAGATGGCCATGCGGCAAGATATTACAACCAAAGCACAAAATTTGGTGCAATCTTGGATCAGCTGACGGATAGAGTTGGCACAATGTGCCTTATGGTTACATTATGCTTATTCTATCCTACCTATACCTTTTGGTTTCAATTGAGCATGTCTATCGATATAGCCTGTCACTGGATATATTTACACAC GACTCTTTTACAAGGAAAGACCAGTCAcaaatttatcgatatgtCTGAAAATCCAATTATGAGACTATATTACACAAATCGCATAGTATTATTCTTCATGTGTGCTGGTAATGAAGCATTTTACGCTGGTTTATACCTCTTACACTTTACTGAAGGACCTATCT tgGCTGGTATTGGTTTGTACAgattaattgtgtatataagTGCTCCTGTAGCACTTGTCAAAGCTGCTATTTCTGTACTACATGGATATGTTTCATGCATCAATTTGAGCATCATTGATGTAAAAGAGCGTCAAGAGCGACTCaaagtgaattaa
- the LOC126855471 gene encoding leucine-rich repeat-containing protein 47-like — MSSVVSPKKMTTESTKSTLVAIKQADEEKKHHLVLTGSAVSETLKRSGLDKNLFNLRQLNYLSITRTCLQSVPEEIGELTNLTTLILHSNEIAELPSSIDKLINLKVFDCSRNKLASYPQQLCNLPQLKILNLASNLLESIPSLRKNVALSVLNIGNNKLKIFPDVCYAELICLSEIYVNNNKIKQIPITIKQLSGLRVLNLECNLFADLPAELTEINQLEQLHLMSDDNTETSCDCVNIATKIYNHLELSNIAHHYTNLKKNNHFPSCFDLMHLKRPKIVIERVTHNTPAIEVTEHVYSVRPFIAACILKNINFTEISFKKFLQLQIRLRNGICENKYAATLVTHDMKFIESGNLTYTAKSSKELKIQPSMRKKMYTGKELFEKLQAEAENVRKITKQDVYPERYKYLNLLKGKSLFPCLLDYSGAVLSLPPIINSKITEVSLSTQQMLVEVTSGSSYTICRNILDQFLKELLISDIIDPKLKETNDYNSITVEQVKVKFMDRKQKVIYPSTKDFDEDFMKDLIKVVVEREKEIR, encoded by the exons ATGTCTTCAGTAGTGTCTCCAAAAAAAATGACGACTGAATCGACCAAGTCGACATTAGTAGCCATTAAACAGGCAGACGAAGAAAAGAAGCATCATCTAGTATTGACTGGCTCGGCGGTGTCTGAAACGCTCAAAAGATCAGGGCTGGACAAGAACCTGTTTAATCTTCGCCAATTGAATTATCTGAGCATAACGCGAACATGCCTTCAGAGCGTGCCGGAAGAAATTGGTGAATTGACAAATCTTACAACTTTGATATTGCATTCGAACGAGATCGCCGAATTACCGAGCTCGATCGACAAACTAATTAATCTGAAGGTGTTTGATTGCTCAAGAAACAAATTGGCCTCTTATCCACAGCAATTATGTAACTTGCCTCAGTTGAAGATATTGAATCTCGCCTCGAATCTTTTGGAATCTATACCATCGTTGCGTAAAAATGTCGCATTGAGCGTGTTAAATATAGGGAACAATAAGCTGAAGATCTTTCCCGACGTTTGCTACGCAGAACTCATATGTCTGTCAGAAATttatgtcaataataataagataaagcAAATTCCGATTACTATAAAACAACTTTCAGGATTGAGAGTTTTAAATCTTGAGTGCAATTTATTTGCAG attTACCAGCAGAATTAAcagaaattaatcaattagaGCAGCTACATCTAATGTCTGATGATAACACAGAGACCTCATGTGATTGTGTTAACATTGCAACGAAAATATACAATCATCTGGAATTATCAAACATTGCTCatcattatacaaatttaaagaagaataatCACTTTCCTTCTTGTTTTGAtctaatgcatttaaaaagaCCTAAAATAGTAATTGAAAGAGTAACACATAATACACCAGCGATAGAAGTTACAGAACATGTATATAGTGTCAGACCTTTTATAGCTGcctgtattttaaaaaatataaatttcacagAGATAAGTTTCAAAAAGTTTCTTCAACTGCAAATAAGATTACGTAATGgaatatgtgaaaataaatatgcagctACATTAGTGACTCatgatatgaaatttatagaatctg gGAATCTAACATATACAGCAAAATCatctaaagaattaaaaattcaacctTCAATGCGTAAAAAGATGTATACAGGAAAAGAACTATTTGAGAAATTGCAAGCAGAAGCTGAAAATGTTCgcaaaataacaaaacaagATGTATATcctgaaagatataaatatttaaatttgctgaAAGGTAAATCTTTATTTCCGTGTCTGTTGGATTATTCAGGAGCAGTTTTATCACTTCCACCTATTATCAACAGTAAAATAACTGAAGTCTCTCTATCCACTCAACAAATGCTTGTGGAAGTAACAAGTGGCTCATCATACACAATTTGCAG GAATATATTGGATCAATTCTTGAAGGAATTGTTAATCTCAGATATCATCGAtccaaaattgaaagaaactaATGACTATAACTCTATAACTGTTGAACAagtcaaagtaaaatttatggaTAGAAAGCAAAAAGTGATATATCCTTCAACAAAAGATTTCGACGAAGATTTCATGAAAGATCTCATAAAAGTTGTTGTAGAACGAGAAAAGGAAATTCGATAA
- the LOC126855682 gene encoding CDP-diacylglycerol--inositol 3-phosphatidyltransferase isoform X2, with amino-acid sequence MPTNYIIASWCYVVSSLLDAIDGHAARYYNQSTKFGAILDQLTDRVGTMCLMVTLCLFYPTYTFWFQLSMSIDIACHWIYLHTTLLQGKTSHKFIDMSENPIMRLYYTNRIVLFFMCAGNEAFYAGLYLLHFTEGPILAGIGLYRLIVYISAPVALVKAAISVLHGYVSCINLSIIDVKERQERLKVN; translated from the exons atgcctaccaattatattattgcatcatGGTGTTATGTGGTCAGTTCATTACTGGATGCGATAGATGGCCATGCGGCAAGATATTACAACCAAAGCACAAAATTTGGTGCAATCTTGGATCAGCTGACGGATAGAGTTGGCACAATGTGCCTTATGGTTACATTATGCTTATTCTATCCTACCTATACCTTTTGGTTTCAATTGAGCATGTCTATCGATATAGCCTGTCACTGGATATATTTACACAC GACTCTTTTACAAGGAAAGACCAGTCAcaaatttatcgatatgtCTGAAAATCCAATTATGAGACTATATTACACAAATCGCATAGTATTATTCTTCATGTGTGCTGGTAATGAAGCATTTTACGCTGGTTTATACCTCTTACACTTTACTGAAGGACCTATCT tgGCTGGTATTGGTTTGTACAgattaattgtgtatataagTGCTCCTGTAGCACTTGTCAAAGCTGCTATTTCTGTACTACATGGATATGTTTCATGCATCAATTTGAGCATCATTGATGTAAAAGAGCGTCAAGAGCGACTCaaagtgaattaa